The proteins below come from a single Anaerobaca lacustris genomic window:
- a CDS encoding 6-pyruvoyl trahydropterin synthase family protein → MVRLARQVRFSINPFHDQDAPGANAYASRPAGEGLALFLELTIELVGPVAPETGFVVNVMEMDRIARQCAVPVFAQGVRDRYRCGRPVGLDLVVQMLRQAQQQLAGRFGAAEVDRLILNLNPYRKLTMDAREPHVLHFSEKFEFAAMHKLWNDAFSEQRNFEVFGKCAHPTGHGHNYIVDVTVSMPSDAAGFETGRFQQTIETELISLLDHKNLNADLDEFREAIPTVENLAAFAWRRLVGKFDPAQLHSVTVWESDRTYCTCSH, encoded by the coding sequence ATGGTCCGGCTGGCCAGGCAGGTCCGATTCTCGATCAACCCCTTTCACGATCAGGACGCCCCCGGCGCCAACGCCTATGCGTCGAGGCCGGCCGGCGAGGGTCTGGCCCTGTTCCTGGAATTGACGATCGAGCTCGTTGGTCCGGTGGCGCCTGAGACGGGCTTCGTCGTCAACGTCATGGAGATGGATCGGATCGCCAGGCAGTGTGCCGTGCCCGTGTTTGCCCAGGGCGTCCGCGATCGGTACCGGTGCGGCCGTCCGGTTGGTCTGGACCTTGTTGTGCAGATGCTCCGGCAGGCTCAGCAACAGTTGGCAGGCCGGTTCGGCGCCGCCGAGGTGGACCGTCTGATTCTCAATCTGAACCCCTACAGGAAGCTCACGATGGATGCGAGAGAGCCGCACGTGTTGCATTTCAGCGAGAAGTTCGAGTTCGCGGCGATGCACAAGCTCTGGAACGACGCTTTCAGCGAGCAGCGCAACTTCGAGGTCTTCGGCAAATGCGCCCACCCCACCGGACACGGGCACAACTACATCGTCGATGTGACGGTGTCGATGCCCTCCGATGCGGCGGGGTTCGAGACGGGCCGGTTCCAGCAGACCATCGAGACCGAGCTGATCTCGCTGCTCGACCACAAGAACCTCAACGCCGACCTCGATGAGTTCCGTGAGGCGATCCCCACCGTCGAGAACCTCGCCGCCTTCGCCTGGCGTCGCCTGGTCGGCAAGTTCGACCCGGCGCAGCTCCACAGCGTCACCGTCTGGGAGTCCGACCGAACCTACTGCACCTGCTCCCACTGA
- a CDS encoding tetratricopeptide repeat-containing S1 family peptidase: MKRYVMGFLVRVVGVLIGVIVGTTVIVAWECRDGTFAIGRSPAIDSIPNADPNALVVVAYLGHRQGLTATTKWPRVAFAVGDGTLLLTAAHCVADFHDASEQVVSTDIVVISPYYGDVFDFRIVAIDKGADVAILKAPWPSHPALALATEEELMAARRILLAGRPQTKKVSAGLQTELLPLSGLDEAAPAQALRARGTRRVAGGWSGSAMLIPDNGKVAGVLTRLGKRPDRRVLFFRLPQSVAMGCSVRSIYPLLRQHGLETMALGRPAAMKPIPDSERAFSAAMAYFQALFEVDHAKLRASASELTHLRPRSVQAHLLAGIAALVAKGSSAVPSQEQFDLAESSYERALGIDPNHAHARAIYGNLLIARRRSAEALIQSEMALAVDPNNRLALFNRLVLLPLEQRKDATERLVATEPNDPFGWFYYSNALLGLGEKEEALRAAQRAVDLDPNGLFYGGLAHALARLGRMDEAGECYKRMAERCGCDSCWYRYAAFLAGHRPDKMDEALEAVKTAESKAHFGKVSQKDIHALKLQILEKKSPEEAETLARALRDADPNDARRRSR, translated from the coding sequence ATGAAGCGATATGTCATGGGGTTTCTTGTCCGTGTGGTGGGCGTTCTGATCGGAGTGATTGTAGGCACGACGGTGATCGTCGCATGGGAGTGCCGGGACGGCACGTTTGCGATCGGTCGCTCGCCGGCGATCGACAGCATTCCGAACGCCGATCCCAACGCCCTCGTGGTCGTGGCGTATCTGGGTCATCGGCAGGGCCTCACGGCTACGACCAAATGGCCGCGAGTGGCATTTGCTGTTGGAGACGGCACGCTCCTCTTGACCGCTGCCCATTGCGTGGCCGATTTTCACGACGCGTCCGAGCAGGTGGTTTCGACGGACATCGTGGTCATTAGTCCTTACTACGGAGATGTGTTCGACTTTCGCATCGTGGCCATCGACAAGGGGGCGGATGTGGCGATCCTCAAGGCCCCGTGGCCCTCGCACCCGGCCCTTGCCCTGGCAACCGAAGAAGAGCTCATGGCGGCCCGGCGCATTCTCCTTGCCGGGCGACCTCAGACCAAGAAGGTATCCGCAGGCCTCCAAACGGAGCTATTGCCCCTGTCCGGCCTGGATGAGGCGGCGCCGGCCCAAGCCCTTCGGGCCAGAGGGACGCGTCGGGTTGCCGGGGGCTGGAGCGGTTCGGCGATGCTGATTCCCGATAACGGCAAAGTGGCTGGCGTGCTGACCCGGTTGGGCAAACGTCCCGATCGGAGGGTTCTGTTCTTTCGTCTGCCGCAGTCTGTGGCGATGGGTTGCAGCGTTCGCTCGATCTATCCCTTGTTGCGTCAGCATGGTTTGGAGACGATGGCTCTGGGCCGGCCCGCCGCCATGAAGCCGATTCCCGACAGCGAACGCGCGTTCTCTGCTGCCATGGCCTACTTCCAGGCCCTTTTCGAAGTGGATCACGCCAAGCTCAGGGCGAGTGCAAGCGAACTGACGCATCTGCGGCCTCGCTCGGTACAGGCACACCTGCTGGCCGGCATCGCGGCCTTGGTGGCGAAAGGCAGTTCGGCGGTGCCCAGTCAGGAGCAGTTCGATCTTGCGGAATCGAGCTACGAACGGGCGCTGGGTATCGATCCCAACCACGCACATGCCCGGGCCATCTATGGCAACCTGCTGATTGCACGAAGGCGGAGCGCCGAAGCCCTCATCCAGAGCGAAATGGCCCTGGCGGTTGACCCCAACAATCGCCTGGCCCTGTTCAACCGTTTGGTCCTGCTGCCTCTCGAACAGCGAAAGGACGCCACCGAGCGGCTTGTTGCGACGGAACCCAACGATCCGTTCGGCTGGTTTTACTACAGCAACGCACTGCTCGGCCTGGGCGAGAAAGAGGAAGCCCTGCGGGCGGCCCAGAGGGCGGTCGATCTCGATCCCAATGGACTGTTCTATGGCGGGCTGGCCCATGCTCTGGCGAGGCTGGGACGGATGGACGAGGCGGGAGAGTGTTACAAGCGAATGGCCGAGCGATGCGGCTGTGACAGTTGTTGGTACCGATACGCGGCCTTTCTCGCAGGGCACCGGCCCGACAAGATGGATGAGGCGTTGGAGGCCGTGAAGACGGCCGAATCGAAGGCCCATTTTGGCAAGGTGTCTCAGAAGGACATCCATGCCCTGAAATTACAGATTCTTGAGAAGAAGTCGCCGGAAGAAGCGGAGACCCTGGCGCGGGCGTTGCGGGACGCCGATCCGAACGATGCACGCCGCCGATCTCGATGA
- a CDS encoding TatD family hydrolase, whose translation MNLIDTHCHLTFEPLADDVSGVLARSRQAGVTAWITVGTSLADSRLAVELAGRHENLYASVGIHPHDAKDADDEAMAELKELARSDKVVAVGETGLDFHYNFSKQPEQKRVFAAHLEMAKELGLPVIVHSRNAFEETLEILDRHGDGLRAVVFHCFGGSADQAGQLLGRGYHISFTGVVTFKNAQMAREAAAAVPMDRLMVETDCPYMSPEPVRSRKPNEPALMVHTAHFLAELKGLSAEQFASESTRTAIRFFGLIPTGDV comes from the coding sequence ATGAATCTGATCGATACGCATTGCCATCTGACGTTTGAGCCGTTGGCCGACGATGTGTCTGGGGTGTTGGCGCGGAGCCGGCAGGCGGGCGTGACCGCGTGGATCACGGTTGGGACGAGCCTGGCGGACAGCCGCCTGGCGGTGGAACTGGCCGGCCGGCATGAGAACCTGTATGCTTCGGTGGGGATTCACCCGCACGACGCCAAGGATGCCGATGACGAGGCGATGGCCGAGTTGAAGGAGCTTGCCCGAAGCGACAAGGTCGTTGCCGTTGGCGAAACCGGGCTGGACTTCCACTACAACTTCTCGAAGCAGCCGGAGCAGAAGCGGGTCTTCGCCGCCCATCTGGAGATGGCGAAGGAATTGGGCCTGCCCGTGATCGTCCATTCCCGCAACGCATTCGAGGAGACGCTTGAGATTCTCGACCGCCACGGCGACGGACTGCGGGCTGTGGTCTTTCATTGCTTCGGCGGCTCGGCCGACCAGGCCGGGCAGCTTCTGGGCCGGGGCTATCACATCTCCTTCACCGGCGTCGTGACCTTCAAGAACGCCCAGATGGCTCGCGAGGCCGCCGCAGCGGTGCCGATGGATCGGCTGATGGTCGAGACGGATTGTCCATACATGTCGCCTGAACCGGTCCGCAGCCGCAAACCGAACGAACCGGCCCTGATGGTCCACACGGCCCATTTCCTGGCGGAGCTGAAAGGCCTGTCCGCCGAGCAGTTCGCCAGCGAAAGCACGCGGACCGCGATCCGATTCTTCGGCCTGATACCGACAGGTGACGTGTAG
- the dnaG gene encoding DNA primase, producing the protein MAGIFDHAVVSRVQQANDIVDVVAEHVSLKRKGREMVGLCPFHEDHRPSMSVSPSKQIFKCFACGAGGDVLKFVQMRENLSFPQAVERLAERAGIALESRRSAAPSRRDSGPDVDPNMLARLNAWAMKFFKQSLDDPERGRVARDYVVSRGISPQSIDQWNLGVAPNATDALSKAAAGQKIPPVLLQQGGLTTGSGQDKFVHRLMFPIMDATGRCIGFGGRTLSDAGAKYINSPTTPLFDKSNTLYGLDRARHRIVETGTAIIVEGYTDVIMAHQFGCTNVVATLGTSFTTGHGRTLRRYAKRVVLVYDSDVAGMEAANRALEVCLSQRLDIKLGFVPEGKDPCDFLLVAGKEAFDRIVEGATDVLQFKWDRLQAAFEGDDSLANRRTVLNEFLQAVATGLASNNIPVLDSGLIVNKVSRIIGLTPREINADLSRRMGRVARTMKSDAGGSEGAAPVDWGDGLDAAAQREVLEVLVNEPALFRDHDGEISESLFRVPILRHVGVVLLDALRSDGDFSLSGLLARIESVSLAEALVELQAAGEKKGNYAPRLTGALTVLRRHPRDSQTIEVAPEKGEAGDVEGAGEFRSRRNPHSLGLS; encoded by the coding sequence ATGGCAGGGATATTCGACCATGCGGTGGTCAGCCGCGTGCAACAGGCAAACGATATCGTCGACGTGGTGGCCGAACACGTCAGTCTCAAACGCAAAGGTCGTGAGATGGTTGGGCTCTGCCCGTTCCACGAAGACCACCGGCCGAGCATGTCTGTCAGTCCTTCCAAGCAGATCTTCAAATGTTTCGCCTGCGGCGCCGGCGGAGACGTTCTGAAGTTCGTTCAGATGCGTGAGAACCTGTCGTTTCCGCAGGCGGTGGAACGCCTGGCCGAGCGGGCGGGCATCGCGCTGGAGTCTCGCCGGTCCGCTGCGCCGTCTCGGCGGGATTCGGGCCCGGATGTCGATCCCAACATGCTGGCCCGGCTGAACGCCTGGGCGATGAAGTTCTTCAAGCAGAGCCTCGACGATCCGGAGCGAGGCCGCGTTGCCCGGGATTACGTGGTGTCTCGGGGGATTTCGCCTCAGAGCATCGATCAGTGGAACCTCGGTGTGGCCCCGAACGCCACAGATGCGCTGTCCAAGGCGGCGGCCGGACAGAAGATCCCGCCGGTGCTGCTCCAGCAGGGCGGTCTGACGACAGGGAGCGGCCAGGACAAGTTCGTCCATCGTCTGATGTTTCCCATCATGGACGCGACGGGGCGCTGCATCGGGTTCGGGGGCCGCACGCTCAGCGACGCCGGCGCCAAGTACATCAACTCGCCGACCACGCCCCTGTTCGACAAGAGCAATACGCTGTACGGGCTCGACCGGGCCCGCCACCGGATCGTCGAGACCGGGACGGCGATCATCGTGGAAGGCTATACCGACGTCATCATGGCGCACCAGTTCGGCTGTACCAACGTGGTCGCGACATTGGGAACGAGTTTCACGACCGGTCACGGGCGGACCCTTCGCCGCTATGCGAAGCGCGTTGTGCTGGTCTACGACAGCGACGTGGCGGGGATGGAGGCGGCCAATCGGGCTCTGGAGGTGTGTCTGTCGCAGCGGCTGGATATCAAGCTCGGGTTCGTTCCGGAAGGCAAGGACCCGTGCGATTTTCTCCTCGTCGCCGGCAAAGAGGCGTTCGATCGGATCGTTGAGGGGGCCACGGACGTTCTCCAGTTCAAGTGGGACCGGTTGCAAGCGGCTTTTGAGGGCGACGATTCACTGGCCAACCGACGGACGGTCCTGAACGAATTTCTCCAGGCGGTGGCTACGGGGCTGGCCTCCAACAACATTCCGGTGCTCGACAGCGGGCTGATCGTCAACAAGGTATCGAGGATCATCGGGCTGACCCCGCGAGAGATCAACGCAGACCTGAGCCGGCGGATGGGCCGGGTTGCCAGGACGATGAAGTCCGACGCCGGTGGTTCTGAGGGCGCTGCGCCGGTGGACTGGGGCGACGGCCTGGACGCGGCGGCCCAGCGGGAGGTTCTCGAAGTGCTGGTCAACGAGCCCGCGCTCTTCCGCGACCACGATGGCGAGATCTCCGAATCGCTCTTCCGCGTCCCGATCCTGCGGCACGTCGGCGTCGTGTTATTGGACGCGTTGCGGTCGGACGGTGATTTTTCTCTTTCCGGACTGCTGGCAAGGATCGAGTCAGTGTCGCTGGCCGAGGCACTGGTCGAACTCCAGGCCGCCGGCGAGAAGAAGGGCAATTACGCCCCTCGACTGACCGGAGCGCTGACGGTCCTGAGACGACATCCGAGAGATTCTCAGACCATCGAAGTCGCTCCTGAGAAAGGTGAAGCGGGTGACGTCGAGGGGGCCGGCGAGTTCCGTTCCCGCCGGAATCCCCACAGTCTGGGCCTATCGTGA
- the folE gene encoding GTP cyclohydrolase I FolE, translating to MAKKVQKVDQERIRNAVREILLAVGEDVDREGLQKTPDRVARMYAELLSGMYEDPNVHLRSVFTEEYDEIVLLRDIPFYSVCEHHLLPFIGKAHVAYLPTGKVLGVSKLARIVDCYAHRLHTQERLTGQIADVLMRSLKPQGVAVVLQASHSCMTIRGIKKPGSLMVTSALRGIFKKDARSRNEVLSLMHQGTA from the coding sequence ATGGCAAAGAAAGTGCAGAAGGTTGATCAGGAACGGATCCGCAACGCGGTGCGTGAGATACTGCTGGCCGTGGGCGAAGACGTGGATCGCGAAGGGCTCCAGAAGACCCCCGACCGCGTGGCGCGGATGTACGCCGAGTTGCTGAGCGGGATGTACGAAGACCCGAACGTGCACCTGCGCAGCGTCTTCACGGAAGAGTACGATGAAATCGTCCTGCTCCGCGACATTCCCTTCTATTCAGTCTGCGAACACCATCTGTTGCCATTCATCGGCAAGGCCCACGTGGCGTATCTGCCGACCGGCAAGGTCCTGGGTGTCAGCAAGCTGGCGCGGATCGTCGATTGCTACGCGCATCGCCTGCACACGCAGGAGCGGCTGACGGGCCAGATCGCCGATGTCCTGATGCGGAGCCTCAAGCCCCAGGGCGTGGCAGTCGTTCTTCAGGCCTCGCACAGTTGCATGACGATTCGCGGGATCAAGAAGCCCGGCTCGCTCATGGTGACCTCGGCGCTGCGCGGGATCTTCAAGAAGGACGCGCGCAGCCGCAACGAGGTGCTGAGTCTGATGCACCAGGGTACGGCGTAG
- a CDS encoding leucyl aminopeptidase, with product MKQIIAVDIKTRKVEPARCKTDMLVVGRFSDGVSLDKVGKALDEKLGGAIARLAKLGDFVGKAGTSAIVYGDGKLPAQRVMLIGLGEPKKATLDTIRKAAATAANQAVNMKIQTLSLALHQAAQGKFDTVGMGKAMAEGAYFGSYRYDEFITESQNGRRNALKVEVVDAEAGSIKTLNKGLAAGAVIGRAQSYARTIANRPGNVITPSTLARAAVEMARGTKGLQCTVFDARHLKTKRMGGILAVGAGSKNEPRLIILKYTPAKTPAKGSPRVALVGKAVTFDSGGISIKPSADMDQMKLDKSGGIAVLAAMKAVAELGLPVNVWGLIPSAENLPSGSSYRPGDIVTTYSGKTVEILNTDAEGRMILCDALAYAAKQKFETIIDIATLTGACMVALGQYKAGLMSNDDDLIEMLRKASEDSGENVWHLPSGDEYADEMKSKIADLRNTGGRWGGACTAAAFLRQFVGETKWAHLDIAGMDILQKGTDYAAPGSTGFGVRLLVTYLMNLTT from the coding sequence ATGAAACAGATTATTGCGGTGGACATCAAGACGCGCAAGGTTGAGCCGGCCCGGTGCAAGACGGATATGCTCGTTGTCGGGCGGTTTTCGGACGGTGTCTCGCTCGACAAGGTCGGCAAGGCCCTGGATGAGAAGCTGGGTGGAGCGATCGCTCGGCTGGCCAAGCTGGGCGACTTCGTCGGCAAGGCCGGGACCAGCGCGATCGTTTACGGCGACGGCAAGCTCCCGGCGCAGCGCGTGATGCTGATCGGCCTGGGCGAGCCGAAGAAGGCCACGCTCGATACGATCCGTAAGGCCGCGGCGACCGCCGCCAACCAGGCCGTCAACATGAAGATCCAGACGCTGTCGCTGGCCCTGCACCAGGCGGCACAAGGCAAGTTCGACACGGTGGGGATGGGCAAGGCGATGGCCGAAGGGGCGTATTTCGGCAGCTATCGCTACGATGAATTCATCACCGAGAGCCAGAACGGGCGGCGCAACGCGCTGAAGGTCGAGGTCGTGGACGCCGAAGCCGGCTCCATCAAGACGCTGAACAAGGGGCTTGCCGCCGGAGCGGTCATCGGCCGTGCCCAGAGCTACGCCAGGACCATCGCCAACCGGCCGGGTAACGTCATCACCCCCTCGACGCTGGCCAGGGCGGCTGTGGAGATGGCTCGGGGCACCAAAGGGCTCCAATGCACTGTCTTCGACGCTCGGCATCTCAAGACCAAGAGGATGGGGGGCATCCTGGCCGTCGGCGCCGGATCGAAGAACGAGCCAAGACTCATCATTCTCAAGTATACCCCTGCGAAGACGCCGGCCAAGGGATCGCCGCGAGTGGCGCTGGTGGGCAAGGCGGTCACGTTCGATTCGGGCGGCATCAGCATCAAGCCGTCAGCCGACATGGACCAGATGAAGCTGGACAAGAGCGGGGGAATCGCGGTGCTGGCGGCGATGAAGGCGGTGGCCGAACTGGGGCTGCCGGTGAACGTCTGGGGTCTGATCCCGTCGGCGGAGAATCTGCCGAGCGGATCGAGCTATCGGCCCGGCGACATCGTCACCACGTACAGCGGCAAGACTGTGGAAATCCTCAACACCGACGCCGAGGGACGGATGATCCTCTGTGACGCTCTGGCCTATGCGGCCAAGCAGAAGTTCGAAACGATCATCGACATCGCCACGCTGACCGGTGCGTGCATGGTGGCGCTCGGCCAGTACAAAGCCGGCCTGATGAGCAACGACGACGATCTGATCGAGATGCTTCGCAAGGCGTCCGAGGACAGCGGCGAAAACGTCTGGCACCTGCCCAGCGGCGACGAGTATGCCGACGAGATGAAGAGCAAGATCGCTGATCTGCGTAATACCGGCGGGCGGTGGGGCGGGGCCTGTACGGCGGCCGCCTTCCTGCGGCAGTTCGTCGGCGAAACGAAATGGGCCCACCTGGACATTGCGGGGATGGACATCCTGCAGAAGGGAACCGACTACGCCGCCCCGGGCTCGACCGGCTTCGGCGTGCGGCTGCTCGTAACCTATTTGATGAATCTCACCACGTAG